Proteins co-encoded in one Candida albicans SC5314 chromosome 3, complete sequence genomic window:
- a CDS encoding uncharacterized protein (Ortholog(s) have role in cellular manganese ion homeostasis, mitochondrion organization and fungal-type vacuole membrane localization), protein MSKNKLSSLGNHGTTTTSSLSSSSSISNNTSIARIIFVFSNILKLVQSIPIGHITHGNVGGDYSTETKRPVLTPEEFYMNLFTSIFLVLAGGVFAGLTLGLMGQDEVYLKVIAHSGDSTERKHAKKVLQLIGRGKHWVLVTLLLSNVITNETLPIVLDRCLGGGWPAVVTSTVSIVIFGEIIPQSICVRYGLQVGSLFAPFVLVLMYIMYPVAYPCAMLLDHILGEDHGTVYKKSGLKTLVTLHKTMGVERLNQDEVTIISAVLDLKEKPVSSIMTPMDRVYTMSADALLDEKTVEEIFNAGFSRIPIHLPNEPTNFIGMLLVRVLISYDPEDALPVASFPLATLPETGLDTSCLNILNYFQEGKSHMIVVSENPGEPTGAVGVLTLEDVIEELIGEEIVDESDVYIDINKNIKRKHPGPLAKRNLTSYLHTLYQRNSSSNPNSKRNSIDSSVYRNANANANGNGGRVSPPLDISERLRQGSESSQISYTTNNNNTKNRKQQDQNEVAGAAAATATAATNWKPKNPASNPLETKKKFVTIKRPDQDKIESMKKITSPKLVPTQVGTIYSTEKGALEEAHRRSLDEREHGPKFLLPMEREGDVSEINQQNYHGENGSHHHIDIPMNGNGNGNGNDNHNQANDSNGSHTGNIDIPIPEYQESRSYKTGGIVESVVNVQGVSKVIIENVTDADDDEDEIALAIENLSSNDNNNKKHKLKKSKKSKKKSKKSPSSTLKSVTTSLNDDDVNDVNDDQTVEQTQSLLHSGNGSRNSSIGSNTSNNK, encoded by the coding sequence ATGtctaaaaataaactatCTTCACTAGGTAATCATggtactactactacctCATCCTTATCCTCATCCTCATCCATAAGTAACAATACTTCTATTGCCAGAatcatttttgttttttcaaatattttaaaattagtACAATCAATTCCTATTGGTCATATTACCCATGGAAATGTTGGTGGCGATTATTCTACTGAAACTAAACGACCAGTATTAACTCCTGAAGAATTTTATATGAATTTATTCACTTcgatttttcttgttttggCTGGTGGGGTATTTGCTGGATTAACTCTTGGTTTAATGGGTCAAGATGAAGTTTATTTAAAAGTTATTGCTCATAGTGGTGATTCAACTGAACGTAAACATGCTAAAAAAGTTTTACAATTGATTGGTAGAGGTAAACATTGGGTTTTAGTTACATTGTTATTATCTAATGTCATTACTAATGAAACTTTACCTATTGTATTGGATCGTTGtcttggtggtggttggCCAGCAGTGGTGACTTCAACGGtttctattgttatttttggtGAAATAATACCGCAATCTATTTGTGTTAGATATGGTTTACAAGTTGGTTCATTATTTGCACCATTTGTATTGGTATTGATGTATATTATGTATCCTGTGGCTTATCCTTGTGCCATGTTATTAGATCATATTCTTGGTGAAGATCATGGTACCGTTTATAAGAAATCTGGATTAAAAACTTTGGTTACGTTGCATAAAACCATGGGGGTTGAAAGATTGAATCAAGATGAGGTCACTATTATTAGTGCTGTGTTagatttaaaagaaaaacccGTTAGTTCAATTATGACACCAATGGATAGAGTTTATACTATGAGTGCTGATGCCCTTTTGGATGAAAAAACCGTggaagaaatttttaatgCTGGATTTTCTCGTATTCCAATTCATTTACCTAATGAACCCACTAATTTTATTGGGATGTTATTGGTACGGGTATTAATTAGTTATGATCCTGAAGATGCATTACCAGTTGCTTCATTCCCATTGGCAACGTTACCAGAAACTGGATTAGATACATCATgtttgaatattttgaattatttcCAAGAAGGTAAATCTCATATGATTGTTGTTAGTGAAAACCCTGGTGAACCAACTGGTGCCGTTGGTGTTTTAACTTTAGAAGATgttattgaagaattaattggtgaagaaattgttgatgaatctGATGtttatattgatattaataagaacattaaaagaaaacacCCAGGTCCATTGGCTAAAAGAAATTTGACATCTTATTTACATACATTATATCAAAGAAATTCTTCTAGTAatccaaattcaaaaagaaattccaTTGATTCATCAGTTTATCGAAATGCAAATGCAAATGCAAATGGAAATGGTGGAAGAGTTTCACCACCATTGGATATTAGTGAAAGATTAAGACAAGGTTCTGAATCAAGTCAAATTTCATAcacaacaaataataacaacaccaaaaacCGTAAACAACAAGATCAAAATGAAGTAGCAGGTGCTGCTGCTGCCACTGCTACTGCTGCTACTAATTGGAAACCTAAAAATCCTGCTTCAAATCCATTAGaaacgaaaaagaaatttgttACCATCAAAAGACCAGATcaagataaaattgaatcgatgaaaaaaattacatcTCCTAAATTAGTGCCGACACAAGTTGGAACCATTTATTCTACGGAAAAGGGAGCATTAGAAGAAGCTCATAGAAGATCATTAGATGAAAGAGAGCATGGAcccaaatttttattaccAATGGAAAGAGAAGGAGATGTATCAGaaattaatcaacaaaattatcATGGTGAAAATGGTtctcatcatcatattGATATTCCCATGAATGGCAATGGCAATGGCAATGGTAACGATAACCATAACCAAGCCAATGATTCCAATGGTAGTCATACTGGGAATATTGATATACCAATTCCAGAATATCAAGAATCAAGATCCTATAAGACTGGAGGTATTGTTGAATCAGTGGTTAATGTTCAAGGAGTTCTGAAagttattattgaaaatgttactgatgctgatgatgatgaagatgaaattgcTTTAgctattgaaaatttatcatcaaatgataataataacaagaaacataaattgaaaaaatctaaaaaatccaaaaagaAACTGAAGAAATCTCCAAGTTCTACTTTAAAATCAGTTACTACTAgtttaaatgatgatgatgttaaTGATGTTAATGATGATCAAACTGTTGAACAAACTCAATCATTACTTCATAGTGGTAATGGTAGTAgaaattcatcaattggaaGTAATACCAGTAATAACAAATAA
- a CDS encoding putative serine/threonine protein kinase (Has domain(s) with predicted ATP binding, protein kinase activity, protein tyrosine kinase activity and role in protein phosphorylation), with amino-acid sequence MPFKNIFTSSSSSSSLNEDNVIKSTSSHRTILKQRDTSSLSASPQSTSSRINNNNNNHPRNSNNNNINTDHPMHIAPSINSNMSQSSLSTAGTTGTTTINNNNNSTTTHSPTSTKSHRGPSLRRFFKKFKPRDHHDKSSSSHQQQQHHHHHHHHYEKQKHFGAGKPAPINSNATNLFAKYGSPGKLLGTGASGSVNLLTSKNDPTKIYAVKKFRARMTNEQESDYKIKVANEFKVGEMLQHENIIKTFELIKDYSNTTKQIIDPDYYIIMEYCQYDFFNLVMSGLMETKEIYCYFKQIINGVAYLHSKGLAHRDLKLDNCVVNKFGILKLIDFGSAVHFRKEIPKGYYITSDDIMLAPNYKLIRARGVVGSDPYLSPEVFEPLGMGYDPRGADVWSIAIIYCCMILKRFPWKLPKLSDPSYRSFAGPQLNNHNHHHNNNNNNNNNNNNNTTSANSNNDVNGGLVNDVNGLSINNNNNNSHSSNDYDRNTNYQSLVGPERLLRLLPIESRDLIKNMLILDPKKRYYMPDVIQDPFVNNIHHCYTLVDVDQIIPSQDHVHHLVTEEDLNKLTQERERVKRLKDAGMA; translated from the coding sequence ATGCcattcaaaaatatattcacatcgtcttcttcatcatcttcattaaatgaagataatgtaattaaatcaacatcatcacaTCGGACAATTCTTAAACAAAGAGATACTTCTTCATTACTGGCATCACCTCAATCAACATCTTCTAggattaataataataataataatcatccTCGAAAtagcaacaataataatatcaacaCCGATCACCCAATGCATATTGCTCCTAGTATAAATAGTAATATGAGTCAATCAAGTCTAAGCACTGCTGGAACTACTGGAACTACCAccattaacaacaacaacaacagtacAACAACACATTCCCCTACTTCTACTAAATCCCATCGTGGTCCTTCATTAAGAAGattctttaaaaaattcaaaccaCGTGACCACCACGATAAATCACTGTCATcccatcaacaacaacaacatcatcatcatcatcatcatcattatgaAAAGCAAAAACATTTTGGTGCTGGTAAACCGGCTCCAATTAATTCTAATGCCACAAATTTATTTGCTAAATATGGATCACCAGGGAAATTATTAGGTACAGGAGCTAGTGGATCagtcaatttattaacatCTAAAAATGATCCTACCAAAATATATGCAGTTAAAAAATTTCGAGCACGAATGACTAATGAACAAGAATCAGATTATAAAATCAAAGTAGCTAATGAATTTAAAGTGGGAGAAATGTTACAACAtgaaaatatcattaaaacttttgaattaattaaagattATTCCAATACTactaaacaaattattgatcctgattattatataattatGGAATATTGTCAAtatgattttttcaatttagtAATGAGTGGATTAATGGAAACTAAAgaaatttattgttattttaaacaaattataaatgGAGTAGCATATTTACATTCTAAAGGATTAGCTCATCGTGATTTAAAATTAGATAATTGTGTggttaataaatttggtatattaaaattaattgattttggttcAGCAGTTCATTTCCGTAAAGAAATTCCAAAAGGTTATTATATAACTTCTGATGATATTATGTTGGCtccaaattataaattgattcGTGCTAGAGGTGTAGTTGGATCAGATCCTTATTTATCACCAGAAGTATTTGAACCTTTAGGTATGGGATATGATCCTCGTGGTGCTGATGTTTGGTCAATTGCCataatttattgttgtatgattttgaaaagattTCCTTGGAAATTACCTAAATTATCTGATCCTTCTTATCGATCATTTGCTGGTCCTCAATTAAACAATCACAACCACCAtcacaataataataataataataataataataataataataataccacTTCTGCAAACAGCAACAATGATGTCAATGGTGGATTGGTCAATGATGTTAATggattatcaataaataataacaacaacaacagtcaTTCTTCTAATGACTATGATAGAAATacaaattatcaatcatTAGTTGGTCCTGAACGATTATTAAGATTATTACCAATAGAATCACgagatttaattaaaaatatgtTAATTTTGGATCCTAAAAAACGATACTATATGCCTGATGTCATTCAAGATCcatttgttaataatattCATCATTGTTATACCCTTGTTGATGTAGATCAAATTATTCCTAGTCAAGATCATGTTCATCATTTAGTCactgaagaagatttaaataaattgactcaagaaagagaaagagttAAACGATTAAAAGATGCTGGAATGGCATGA
- a CDS encoding uncharacterized protein (Ortholog of S. cerevisiae : YKR051W, C. glabrata CBS138 : CAGL0K08228g, C. dubliniensis CD36 : Cd36_85420, C. parapsilosis CDC317 : CPAR2_405720 and Candida tenuis NRRL Y-1498 : CANTEDRAFT_124861), which yields MSSDVKQLLPQWIYIISFYSSITSTIIILLSIYFHLLNYRKPFQQRLMIRIQLIVPLFAISCYSMLINQTSPINKFLLEPIREVYEAFVIYTFFSLLTDMLGGERQIIIVTSGREPISHPGILRYLLPKLDISDPHTFLNIKRGILQYVWLKPILCITIIILELIGLYNVNDLSIKSIYFWLTLIYNASVTLSLYCLAIFWKILWNDLKPFKPVGKFLCVKLIIFASYWQGVILAILSVLKLLPNGDIAENDGENIGIAIQNALLCIELIGFAIGHWISFSYYPFTISQLPYGRFQFKYAIKDCLGFKDLISDFGLTFHGDYYKDYKQFDSVEAMVAHPESKGRMSRIHQGLRYHYDGKHKHWLPENQSLLSATTLLSQQGQGQGQGQGQLSISSNSMSVPSTSEIHALDTSSILSNNTSMKGLYPISSRRSSSLEDNYSPLLDLQQQQQQQASSEQQYIQQPISIQDIMENDLELSSSLSSSSNNHGDSIDYTNEEFDIDEILYDESIKQINIYRLDDEKIKKIINYPIVDEVIDSHLYGYKVQKLRQRQKIRDLKSKQQQQQQQHQQNRDASGGSSVSPILQSNESYRYGSIV from the coding sequence ATGTCATCTGATGTTAAACAACTACTACCGCAATGGatttatattatatcaTTTTATTCTTCTATAACATCAACCATCATTAtcttattatcaatttatttccATTTACTTAATTATCGTAAACCATTTCAACAACGATTAATGATtagaattcaattaattgtaCCATTATTTGCCATATCATGTTATTCAATGTTAATTAATCAAACTTCCCccataaataaatttttattagaaCCGATACGTGAAGTTTATGAAGCATTTGTTATTTatacatttttttcattattgacAGATATGTTAGGTGGTGAACGacaaatcattattgttactAGTGGTAGAGAACCAATTAGTCATCCTGGTATATTAAGATATTTATTACCTAAATTAGATATATCTGATCCTCATacttttttaaatattaaACGAGGAATATTACAATATGTTTGGTTGAAACCAATATTATGTATTACTATTATAATATTAGAATTGATTGGATTATATAatgttaatgatttaagtattaaatcaatttatttttggttaACATTGATTTATAATGCTAGTGTTACATTATCACTTTATTGTTTAGcaattttttggaaaattttatGGAATGATTTAAAACCATTTAAACCCGTGGGGAAATTTTTATGtgttaaattaattatttttgcaAGTTATTGGCAAGGAGTCATATTAGCTATATTATCagtattgaaattattaccTAATGGAGATATAGCAGAAAATGATGGTGAAAATATTGGTATTGCTATACAAAATGCATTATTAtgtattgaattgattggaTTTGCTATTGGTCATTGGATTTCATTTAGTTATTATCCATTCACAATATCACAATTACCTTATGGtagatttcaattcaaatatgCCATAAAAGATTGTTTAGGTTTTAAAGATTTAATATCGGATTTTGGTTTAACTTTCCATGGTGATTATTATAAAgattataaacaatttgattcaGTAGAAGCAATGGTGGCTCATCCAGAATCAAAGGGAAGAATGAGTCGTATTCATCAAGGTTTAAGATATCATTATGATGGCAAACATAAACATTGGTTACCAGAAaatcaatcattattatcgGCCACTACTCTTCTATCCCAACAAGGGCAAGGACAAGGACAAGGACAAGGACAATTACTGATAAGTTCTAATTCAATGAGTGTTCCTAGTACTTCAGAAATTCATGCATTAGATACTTcttcaatattatcaaataatactTCAATGAAAGGATTATATCCAATATCATCACGTcgatcatcatcattagaAGATAATTATTCTCCATTACTTGatctacaacaacaacaacaacagcaagcGTCGTCGGAACAACAATATATACAACAGCCAATATCGATTCAAGATATCATGGAAAATGATTTagaattatcatcatctttgtcatcatcatcaaataacCATGGTGATTCCATTGATTATActaatgaagaatttgatattgatgaaatattatatgatgaatcaattaaacaaattaatatatatcgattagatgatgaaaaaattaaaaaaattataaattatcctattgttgatgaagtCATTGATAGTCATTTATATGGTTATAAAGTTCAAAAATTACGTCAACGACAAAAAATTCGtgatttaaaatcaaaacagcaacaacaacaacaacaacatcaacaaaatagGGATGCcagtggtggtagtagcGTATCACCGATTTTACAATCTAATGAAAGTTATCGATATGGAAGTATTGTTTAA
- a CDS encoding uncharacterized protein (Ortholog(s) have ribosome binding activity, role in mitochondrial translational initiation and mitochondrion localization), whose translation MSLRIILKREFSQCIRVLESGSKSPTIANRFQAQYGNKNNNSKRNTANNGTGNGNRFHNKYNNESRRPYPKTKYQQQQQQQQQQRKPQQHQQYIIDPRKIKFDNGTESARNAIEEIINRVYQLQRNYQIQLITDSGLKKCHLSEILQKLDLSINGLQLIDKSTTTTATTTTPTTNTSDEDLPLIKIITVRDMINQYSTYLNNLKQLELIKLGSSKTLKTLDIKLKLEQKKSTTKEILMKWSINNNDFKLQKTNEIKKLINNNGGNGKSFLINMVYNKRNTNKPIDTIFKRRSNTEEDEQELIEIELQRRQLLIENLQSLLTELNCKWTIEGDINTKMTFNVTPKGQPTTIEPSTTTNIVDEEVEDYNNNNNDDDGDCDEKKMNRTERKKRKSEQQKQKQKQKQQSKTNTNSNTAKEEDLDALYSFKIED comes from the coding sequence ATGAGTTTAAGAATTATATTGAAACGTGAATTTTCACAATGTATCAGAGTACTTGAATCAGGGAGCAAATCACCAACTATAGCTAATCGATTTCAAGCTCAATATGGtaataagaataataatctGAAAAGAAACACCGCCAACAATGGTACTGGTAATGGGAATCGATTtcataataaatataataatgaatcaCGCCGACCTTATCCAAAGAccaaatatcaacaacaacaacaacaacaacaacaacaaagaaaaccacaacaacatcaacaatatattATAGATCCAcgtaaaatcaaatttgataatggtACAGAACTGGCAAGAAATgctattgaagaaatcattaatcGAGTATATCAATTACaaagaaattatcaaattcaattaattactGATTCAGGATTGAAAAAATGTCATTTATCAGAaatattacaaaaattagatttatcaataaatggtcttcaattgattgataaatcaacaacaacaaccgcaaccacaaccacacCAACCACTAATACTAGTGATGAAGATCTTCCATTGATTAAAATAATCACTGTTCGTGATATGATTAATCAATATTCCAcatatttaaataatttaaaacaattggaattaattaaattaggATCATCGAAAACATTAAAAACTTTAgatataaaattaaaattagaacaaaaaaaatccactaccaaagaaattttaatgaaatggagtattaataataatgattttaaattacaaaaaactaatgaaattaaaaaattaattaataacaatggtggtaatgggaaatcatttttaattaatatgGTTTATAATAAACGAAATACCAATAAACCTATAGatacaatttttaaacGTCGTTCAAAtactgaagaagatgaacaagaattaattgaaatagAATTACAAAGAAgacaattattaattgaaaatttacaatcattattaacGGAATTGAATTGTAAATGGACAATTGAAGGTGATATAAATACTAAAATGACATTTAATGTTACACCAAAAGGtcaaccaacaacaatagaacCCAGTACGACTACGAATATTGTGGATGAAGAAGTAGAagattataataataataataatgatgatgatggtgattgtgatgaaaagaaaatgaatagAACAGAACGTAAAAAACGGAAATctgaacaacaaaaacaaaaacaaaaacaaaaacaacaaagtAAAACTAATACTAATAGTAATACTgctaaagaagaagatttagaTGCTTTATATCTgtttaaaattgaagattaA